The following are from one region of the Verrucomicrobiota bacterium genome:
- a CDS encoding zinc ribbon domain-containing protein → MPIYEFACPKCRVIFNFLSKRTNPERSPACPKCGHKKLAKQMSRFAAPRRAKEPAAKGDIDDGNEPPMPDFDDPRIARAMSEMERDMESLDENNPRHMAHMMRKMKDLMPAGTMPKEMDIAIKRLEAGEDPEKIEADMGDLLGDLMGGEAGGAGTGAGYTHDSGLYDY, encoded by the coding sequence ATGCCCATTTACGAATTTGCCTGTCCCAAATGCCGGGTCATCTTCAACTTCCTGTCGAAGCGGACCAATCCCGAGCGCTCCCCGGCCTGTCCCAAGTGCGGCCACAAGAAGCTGGCCAAACAAATGAGCCGCTTCGCCGCGCCGCGCCGCGCCAAAGAACCGGCGGCCAAAGGCGACATTGACGACGGCAACGAACCGCCGATGCCCGATTTCGATGACCCGCGAATCGCCCGCGCCATGAGCGAGATGGAACGCGACATGGAGAGTCTCGATGAAAACAATCCCAGGCACATGGCGCACATGATGCGCAAAATGAAGGACCTTATGCCGGCTGGCACGATGCCCAAGGAAATGGACATCGCCATCAAGCGCCTCGAAGCGGGCGAAGATCCGGAAAAGATCGAAGCGGACATGGGCGACTTGCTTGGCGATTTGATGGGCGGCGAAGCAGGTGGAGCGGGCACGGGCGCCGGTTACACACACGACAGCGGACTGTATGATTATTGA
- a CDS encoding response regulator: protein MKTIIIIEDDPKSTASLVTRLEANDYEVLIARDAVNGAFMVIENNPALILLDISLPEGSGLALAKKLFSRPETRHTPIIFVTADKDPQLREVAMNLRAAGLFDKPYDPEELLAIIRYALGDTMTKPRTELNR from the coding sequence ATGAAAACGATCATCATCATCGAAGACGATCCGAAGAGCACGGCTTCACTGGTCACCCGCCTCGAAGCCAACGATTATGAAGTGTTGATTGCGCGTGACGCCGTCAACGGCGCTTTCATGGTCATCGAAAACAACCCGGCCCTGATTCTGTTGGATATTTCGTTGCCGGAAGGCAGCGGGCTGGCGTTGGCCAAAAAATTGTTCAGCCGTCCGGAGACGCGGCACACGCCAATTATCTTCGTCACCGCCGACAAGGACCCGCAGTTGCGGGAAGTCGCCATGAACCTGCGCGCGGCCGGCCTGTTCGACAAGCCCTACGATCCTGAGGAATTGCTGGCCATCATCCGCTATGCACTCGGCGACACCATGACCAAGCCGCGCACGGAGTTGAACAGGTAG
- a CDS encoding ABC-2 family transporter protein, giving the protein MKSENRNPKSETYTAHHASRFTRYLSIYAALLKNSVAREMGFKSNFLMWIVVELLWFALQVSFIVVIYQHTENIGDWTKWEVVLLVGASHFIQQIFQTFFLTNCTQLSELIRVGKLDFMLLLPINSRFIISLRQVDLGGIVNAGTALTVMVYALRQLHLVPGVWQIGGFVLLTGAGILIHYSLMFLLSSVSFWTVRAQGIVWGYYSLFNIARMPDAAFRGWFKAVFTFVIPMLLVSNVPVKLLVQRLSSPVDMLLLVTMSAVCFAVSEMGWRFSVRHYTSASS; this is encoded by the coding sequence ATGAAATCTGAAAACCGAAATCCGAAATCCGAAACGTACACCGCCCATCACGCTTCACGTTTCACGCGTTACCTCTCCATCTACGCTGCGCTCCTGAAAAATTCCGTGGCGCGGGAGATGGGTTTCAAAAGCAACTTCCTGATGTGGATCGTGGTCGAGTTGCTCTGGTTTGCCTTGCAGGTTTCCTTCATTGTGGTGATCTATCAGCATACCGAGAACATCGGTGACTGGACCAAGTGGGAGGTGGTGCTTCTGGTCGGCGCAAGTCATTTCATCCAGCAAATCTTTCAGACTTTTTTTCTCACCAACTGCACCCAGCTTTCCGAACTGATCCGCGTCGGCAAGCTCGATTTCATGCTGTTGCTGCCAATCAACTCGCGGTTCATCATCTCGCTGCGGCAGGTGGACCTGGGCGGGATTGTGAACGCGGGGACGGCGTTGACGGTCATGGTGTATGCGCTCCGGCAACTCCATTTGGTTCCCGGCGTCTGGCAGATCGGCGGATTTGTTTTGCTGACGGGCGCGGGCATTCTCATTCACTACTCGCTGATGTTTTTGCTGTCCAGTGTGAGCTTCTGGACGGTGCGCGCGCAGGGTATCGTCTGGGGCTACTACAGTCTGTTCAACATCGCGCGGATGCCAGACGCGGCGTTTCGCGGCTGGTTCAAGGCGGTGTTCACGTTCGTTATTCCGATGCTGCTCGTCTCGAATGTGCCGGTGAAGTTGCTGGTGCAGCGATTGAGTTCGCCGGTGGACATGCTGTTGTTGGTGACCATGAGCGCGGTGTGCTTCGCGGTGTCGGAAATGGGCTGGCGGTTTTCCGTCCGGCACTACACCAGCGCCAGTTCTTGA
- a CDS encoding ABC-2 family transporter protein, whose product MKKYWHVVNIGIQNTLTYRVNFLFRSLFGLIPLFATISLWRAIFEGKSSTVAGYSLAPMISYYLVVTIVDALTAVSEDDWQIAADIKDGNISQFLLKPIDYLTYRLCLFGAGRLIYTAVAFVPVTLFILIQRTNFVLPADGAVWGWFLLSILMAALIQFFLSYTLALLAFWVLEVSSFIIMVFAFEYIAGGHLFPLDILPPALLKVLYFTPFPYQLFLPVNIYLGRTAGDALYQGLCLQACWVAAAYLLARFVWRRGITKYSAVGG is encoded by the coding sequence ATGAAAAAATATTGGCACGTCGTCAACATCGGCATTCAGAACACGCTGACGTATCGGGTGAATTTCCTGTTCCGCAGTTTGTTTGGATTGATCCCGCTTTTCGCGACGATTTCCCTGTGGCGCGCCATTTTCGAGGGCAAGAGTTCGACCGTCGCCGGCTACAGTCTCGCGCCGATGATTTCATATTACCTGGTCGTCACCATCGTGGATGCCCTGACGGCTGTGAGCGAAGACGACTGGCAGATCGCGGCGGATATCAAGGACGGCAACATCAGCCAGTTTTTATTGAAGCCGATTGATTATCTGACGTATCGACTTTGTTTGTTCGGGGCGGGGCGTTTGATCTATACGGCGGTGGCGTTCGTGCCGGTGACGTTGTTTATCCTGATTCAGCGAACCAATTTTGTGCTGCCGGCCGACGGCGCGGTGTGGGGCTGGTTTCTGCTTTCGATTTTGATGGCGGCGTTGATTCAATTCTTTCTTTCCTACACGCTGGCGTTGCTGGCGTTCTGGGTGTTGGAGGTTTCGAGCTTCATCATCATGGTGTTCGCCTTTGAATACATCGCGGGCGGACATTTGTTCCCGCTGGATATTTTGCCTCCGGCGCTGTTGAAGGTCCTTTATTTCACGCCTTTTCCCTACCAACTGTTTTTGCCGGTGAACATTTACCTGGGTCGCACCGCGGGGGACGCGCTGTATCAAGGATTGTGCCTGCAGGCGTGCTGGGTTGCGGCGGCTTATCTGTTGGCACGGTTTGTCTGGCGCCGTGGCATCACAAAATACAGCGCGGTGGGAGGCTGA